A portion of the Archocentrus centrarchus isolate MPI-CPG fArcCen1 chromosome 19, fArcCen1, whole genome shotgun sequence genome contains these proteins:
- the LOC115798617 gene encoding transcription initiation factor IIB-like isoform X1 yields MPSKCLQSPFLTTVLLSFIDTKSTMSKRKADHETEAPVKRRVIELPIPSMNWKEDVSMVKGQKRKDHGECSSIPAKKKKLFEHVPNDREQPSSSMDTMKQDTFPVILKQPTGFGGRVTSDMASTSCRNAAKRLDRAHCPYHPDAYLVEDYSAGDLICTECGLVVVDRCIDVAAEWRVFSSEEDLKDPSRVGDAQNLLLNGGDLTTMISKGAGAASFDEFGNPKYQNRQTMSSSDQSMLNIFEAISTMADRIHLVGIIVDRANRLVKRVYEQKILKGRVNAIASACLFIACREEGVPRSYKDICAVSELSMKEICRCVGLIMRGLQIVLDPIKAEDFTLRFSSNLGLPKEVQKAATFIARKAEELYLVPGRSPVSVAAAAIYMASQASAEKKTRKEIGDMAGVVDVTVRASYQLIYPRAAELFPPDFKFDTPVHKLPQL; encoded by the exons ATGCCTTCTAAATGCCTCCAGTCCCCTTTTCTCACCACTGTATTGTTGTCATTTATAGATACAAAATCCACAATGTCTAAAAGAAAGGCCGACCACGAAACGGAGGCTCCAGTAAAACGGAGGGTCATTGAGCTTCCCATTCCTTCCATGAACTGGAAGGAAGATGTGTCCATGGTCAAAGGGCAAAAGCGGAAGGACCATGGAGAATGCTCCTCCATAccagcaaagaaaaagaaacttttcGAGCATGTGCCCAATGACAGGGAGCAACCATCCTCCTCCATGGACACCATGAAACAAGATACATTTCCA GTCATTTTAAAACAACCCACTGGATTTGGGGGCAGAGTGACGAGTGACATGGCGTCTACAAGCTGCAGAAATGCTGCAAAGAGGCTGGACAGAGCTCACTGTCCCTACCACCCTGATGCCTACCTGGTGGAGGACTACTCAGCAGGGGACTTGATCTGCACTGAATGCGGCCTTGTTGTAGTTGACCGATGTATTGATGTAGCTGCTGAGTGGAGGGTGTTTTCCAGTGAGGAAGACCTCAAAGACCCATCCAGAGTGGGAGACGCCCAGAACCTGCTACTCAATGGAGGAGACTTAACCACCATGATCAGCAAGGGAGCAGGAGCTGCCAGCTTTGATGAATTTGGAAACCCAAAGTACCAAAACAGGCAAACCATGAGCAGCTCCGACCAGTCCATGCTCAACATCTTCGAAGCGATCAGCACCATGGCGGATCGCATCCACCTGGTGGGGATCATTGTAGACAGAGCAAACCGCTTAGTCAAGCGGGTTTATGAACAGAAGATCCTGAAGGGCCGAGTCAATGCCATCGCGTCAGCCTGTCTCTTCATCGCCTGCAGAGAAGAGGGTGTACCGCGATCCTACAAAGACATCTGCGCTGTGTCCGAACTCTCAATGAAAGAAATTTGTAGGTGCGTCGGTTTGATCATGAGGGGACTACAGATCGTTTTGGACCCCATCAAAGCAGAAGACTTTACGCTCCGCTTCTCCTCCAACCTCGGCTTGCCTAAAGAGGTGCAAAAAGCGGCCACCTTCATCGCCAGGAAGGCTGAGGAGCTCTACCTTGTGCCTGGCAGGTCCCCCGTATCGGTAGCTGCAGCTGCCATCTACATGGCTTCCCAGGCTTCTGCAGAGAAGAAGACTCGGAAAGAAATTGGAGACATGGCTGGTGTTGTAGACGTCACGGTCAGAGCGTCTTATCAACTCATCTATCCACGGGCTGCAGAGCTTTTCCCTCCAGACTTCAAATTTGACACACCTGTTCATAAACTGCCCCAGCTGTGA
- the LOC115798617 gene encoding transcription initiation factor IIB-like isoform X2 has product MSKRKADHETEAPVKRRVIELPIPSMNWKEDVSMVKGQKRKDHGECSSIPAKKKKLFEHVPNDREQPSSSMDTMKQDTFPVILKQPTGFGGRVTSDMASTSCRNAAKRLDRAHCPYHPDAYLVEDYSAGDLICTECGLVVVDRCIDVAAEWRVFSSEEDLKDPSRVGDAQNLLLNGGDLTTMISKGAGAASFDEFGNPKYQNRQTMSSSDQSMLNIFEAISTMADRIHLVGIIVDRANRLVKRVYEQKILKGRVNAIASACLFIACREEGVPRSYKDICAVSELSMKEICRCVGLIMRGLQIVLDPIKAEDFTLRFSSNLGLPKEVQKAATFIARKAEELYLVPGRSPVSVAAAAIYMASQASAEKKTRKEIGDMAGVVDVTVRASYQLIYPRAAELFPPDFKFDTPVHKLPQL; this is encoded by the exons ATGTCTAAAAGAAAGGCCGACCACGAAACGGAGGCTCCAGTAAAACGGAGGGTCATTGAGCTTCCCATTCCTTCCATGAACTGGAAGGAAGATGTGTCCATGGTCAAAGGGCAAAAGCGGAAGGACCATGGAGAATGCTCCTCCATAccagcaaagaaaaagaaacttttcGAGCATGTGCCCAATGACAGGGAGCAACCATCCTCCTCCATGGACACCATGAAACAAGATACATTTCCA GTCATTTTAAAACAACCCACTGGATTTGGGGGCAGAGTGACGAGTGACATGGCGTCTACAAGCTGCAGAAATGCTGCAAAGAGGCTGGACAGAGCTCACTGTCCCTACCACCCTGATGCCTACCTGGTGGAGGACTACTCAGCAGGGGACTTGATCTGCACTGAATGCGGCCTTGTTGTAGTTGACCGATGTATTGATGTAGCTGCTGAGTGGAGGGTGTTTTCCAGTGAGGAAGACCTCAAAGACCCATCCAGAGTGGGAGACGCCCAGAACCTGCTACTCAATGGAGGAGACTTAACCACCATGATCAGCAAGGGAGCAGGAGCTGCCAGCTTTGATGAATTTGGAAACCCAAAGTACCAAAACAGGCAAACCATGAGCAGCTCCGACCAGTCCATGCTCAACATCTTCGAAGCGATCAGCACCATGGCGGATCGCATCCACCTGGTGGGGATCATTGTAGACAGAGCAAACCGCTTAGTCAAGCGGGTTTATGAACAGAAGATCCTGAAGGGCCGAGTCAATGCCATCGCGTCAGCCTGTCTCTTCATCGCCTGCAGAGAAGAGGGTGTACCGCGATCCTACAAAGACATCTGCGCTGTGTCCGAACTCTCAATGAAAGAAATTTGTAGGTGCGTCGGTTTGATCATGAGGGGACTACAGATCGTTTTGGACCCCATCAAAGCAGAAGACTTTACGCTCCGCTTCTCCTCCAACCTCGGCTTGCCTAAAGAGGTGCAAAAAGCGGCCACCTTCATCGCCAGGAAGGCTGAGGAGCTCTACCTTGTGCCTGGCAGGTCCCCCGTATCGGTAGCTGCAGCTGCCATCTACATGGCTTCCCAGGCTTCTGCAGAGAAGAAGACTCGGAAAGAAATTGGAGACATGGCTGGTGTTGTAGACGTCACGGTCAGAGCGTCTTATCAACTCATCTATCCACGGGCTGCAGAGCTTTTCCCTCCAGACTTCAAATTTGACACACCTGTTCATAAACTGCCCCAGCTGTGA